A window of Rhizobium sp. CC-YZS058 genomic DNA:
GCGCCGCTGATGCGGCTGTCCGGCCTGGAGCCCTTCACGCTCACCACGGACATTCCCTTCGTCAATGTCGGCGAGCGCACCAATGTCACCGGCTCGGCGAAGTTTCGCAAGCTGATCACGGCCGGCGATTATCCGGCGGCCCTCGCGGTTGCCCGCGACCAGGTCGAAAACGGCGCCCAGATCATCGACGTCAACATGGATGAAGGGCTCATCGATTCGCGCCAGGCCATGGTCGATTTCCTCAATCTCATGGCCGCCGAGCCCGACATTGCCCGCGTGCCGGTCATGATCGACAGCTCGAAATGGGATGTCATCGAGGCGGGCCTGAAATGCGTGCAGGGAAAGCCGCTCGTCAATTCGATTTCGCTCAAGGAAGGGGAGGAGGCCTTTCTTGCGCAGGCACGCCTCTGCCGGGCCTATGGCGCAGCCATGGTGGTCATGGCCTTCGATGAGCAGGGCCAGGCGGACAGCCGCGCCCGAAAGGTCGAGATCTGCCGCCGTGCTTACCGACTGCTGACCGAGGTGGCCGGCGTGCCGCCGGAGGACATCGTTTTCGACCCGAACATCTTCGCGGTGGCCACCGGCATCGAGGAGCATGACAATTACGGCGTCGACTTCATCGAGGCGACCCGTGAGATCATCGAGACGCTGCCGCATGTGCATGTCTCCGGAGGCGTCTCCAACCTGTCCTTCTCCTTCCGCGGAAACGAGCCTGTTCGCGAGGCCATGCATGCGGTGTTCCTCTATCATGCCATCCAGGCAGGCATGGACATGGGCATCGTCAATGCCGGCCAGCTCGCCGTCTACGAATCGATCGAGCCGGCGTTGCGCGAGGCCTGCGAAGACGTGGTTCTCAACCGTCGCTCGGATGGCACCGAGCGTCTTCTTGCACTCGCCGAGCGCTTCAAGGGCACGGCAGGCCGCGAGGCCAAGGAGCGCGATCTCGCCTGGCGCGACTGGCCGGTGGAAAAGCGGCTGGAGCATGCGCTGGTCAATGGCATCACGGAATTCATCGAACAGGACACGGAAGAAGCCCGCCAGGCGGCTGAGCGGCCGCTGCATGTCATCGAAGGGCCGCTGATGGCCGGCATGAACGTCGTCGGCGATCTCTTCGGCGCCGGCAAGATGTTTTTGCCGCAGGTGGTCAAGTCGGCCCGTGTCATGAAGCAGGCGGTCGCCGTGCTGCTTCCCCATATGGAGGCCGAACGCCAGGCGGGCGGTGGCGTGGCCGGTGCGCGGCAGAGCGCCGGCAAGGTGCTGATGGCGACGGTAAAGGGCGATGTGCACGATATCGGCAAGAACATCGTCGGGGTTGTGCTGGCCTGCAACAATTACGAGATCATCGATCTCGGCGTAATGGTGCCGGCCGCCCGGATTCTCGAGGTGGCCAGGGCGGAGAACGTCGATATCATCGGCCTCTCCGGCCTGATCACCCCCTCGCTCGACGAGATGGTCCATGTCGCCTCGGAAATGCAGCGCGAGGGATTCGACCTGCCGCTTCTGATCGGTGGCGCAACCACCAGTCGCGTGCACACCGCCGTCAAGATCCATCCGCGCTACGAGTCGGGTCAGGCGGTCTATGTCACCGATGCCAGCCGGGCGGTCGGCGTCGTCTCCAGCCTGCTGTCGCCGGACATGCGCGGGCCCTATGTTGAGACGATCCGCGCCGAATATCGCAAGGTCGCCGAAACCCATCAGCGTGCCGAGCGCGACAAGCAGCGCCTGCCGCTCGAAAAGGCGCGGGCGAACCGGTTCCCGGCCGATTTCGCCAGTCCGCTGCCCATCCGGCCGAGCTTCCTCGGAACCCGGGTGTTTGAGGATTGGGATCTCGCCGAGCTGGCGCAGTACATCGACTGGACGCCCTTCTTCCAGACCTGGGAGCTCAAGGGCAGTTATCCGGGCATCCTTGACGACGAGCGACAGGGGGCTGCAGCCCGCCAGCTCTTTGCCGATGCGCAGGCCATGCTTTCCCAGATCATTGCGGAATGCTGGTTCAGGCCGAAAGCGGTGGTCGGCTTCTGGCCTGCCAATGCGGTGGGCGACGATATCCGCCTCTTCGGCGATGAAAACCG
This region includes:
- the metH gene encoding methionine synthase — its product is MSVLTALFGDEIAPSDGSEVVQALKAAAAERILIMDGAMGTEIQTLGLAEEHFRGDRFAACDCYLQGNNDLLTLTQPAAIEDIHYRYALAGADILETNTFSSTSIAQADYGMEDLVYELNRDGARLARRAARRAEDKDGRRRFVAGALGPTNRTASISPDVNNPGFRAVTFDELRLAYAEQLRGLIDGGADIVLIETIFDTLNAKAAVFATRDVFAERGVTLPVMISGTITDRSGRTLSGQTPTAFWHALRHADPFSIGLNCALGADAMRSHLSELSGVADTLICAYPNAGLPNEFGRYDESPADMAAQIAGFAKEGLVNIVGGCCGSTPDHIAAIAAAVSAYRPRPVPEIAPLMRLSGLEPFTLTTDIPFVNVGERTNVTGSAKFRKLITAGDYPAALAVARDQVENGAQIIDVNMDEGLIDSRQAMVDFLNLMAAEPDIARVPVMIDSSKWDVIEAGLKCVQGKPLVNSISLKEGEEAFLAQARLCRAYGAAMVVMAFDEQGQADSRARKVEICRRAYRLLTEVAGVPPEDIVFDPNIFAVATGIEEHDNYGVDFIEATREIIETLPHVHVSGGVSNLSFSFRGNEPVREAMHAVFLYHAIQAGMDMGIVNAGQLAVYESIEPALREACEDVVLNRRSDGTERLLALAERFKGTAGREAKERDLAWRDWPVEKRLEHALVNGITEFIEQDTEEARQAAERPLHVIEGPLMAGMNVVGDLFGAGKMFLPQVVKSARVMKQAVAVLLPHMEAERQAGGGVAGARQSAGKVLMATVKGDVHDIGKNIVGVVLACNNYEIIDLGVMVPAARILEVARAENVDIIGLSGLITPSLDEMVHVASEMQREGFDLPLLIGGATTSRVHTAVKIHPRYESGQAVYVTDASRAVGVVSSLLSPDMRGPYVETIRAEYRKVAETHQRAERDKQRLPLEKARANRFPADFASPLPIRPSFLGTRVFEDWDLAELAQYIDWTPFFQTWELKGSYPGILDDERQGAAARQLFADAQAMLSQIIAECWFRPKAVVGFWPANAVGDDIRLFGDENRRDTLATLHTLRQQMVKRDGRPNVALADFVAPQDSGIADFVGGFVVTAGIEEVAIAERFERANDDYAAILVKALADRFAEAFAERLHERVRKELWAYAPEEAHAPAALIGEPYRGIRPAPGYPAQPDHTEKATLFHLLDAERAIGVRLTESFAMWPGSSVSGLYLAHPEAYYFGVARVERDQVEDYARRKGMALEEAERWLGPILNYTPLARQAAE